A region from the uncultured Macellibacteroides sp. genome encodes:
- a CDS encoding helix-turn-helix domain-containing protein — protein MDVKELGDFFSKVSYLRLPRFIIKNLILPAGGEGNLYRVYAYLVFFAKFAEERDMLDGLSFAHKAGELVASREEIAAFTGLSRSMVSNCVAELVKKGWVETYFIGKLSYFLVCNYAELTSGAPVSDKQRKGAKSRAPQQQVMPVYHDREERRTEND, from the coding sequence ATGGATGTAAAAGAATTGGGAGATTTTTTCTCCAAAGTTTCGTATCTGCGCTTGCCGCGCTTTATCATCAAAAACCTGATCCTGCCTGCCGGAGGGGAGGGTAATCTGTACAGAGTGTATGCCTACCTGGTCTTTTTTGCCAAGTTTGCCGAAGAGCGGGATATGCTCGACGGTCTTTCGTTTGCCCACAAAGCGGGCGAGCTGGTTGCTTCCCGCGAGGAGATTGCCGCCTTTACGGGGCTTAGTCGTTCGATGGTGAGCAACTGTGTGGCGGAGCTGGTGAAGAAGGGCTGGGTGGAGACTTACTTCATTGGGAAGCTTTCTTATTTTCTGGTGTGTAACTACGCGGAGCTTACCAGTGGTGCTCCGGTTTCCGATAAGCAGAGGAAGGGTGCCAAGAGCCGTGCGCCGCAACAGCAGGTTATGCCGGTTTATCATGACAGAGAGGAGAGGAGGACCGAAAATGACTAA
- a CDS encoding DUF4248 domain-containing protein, whose translation MIREEKACLYSFKQLSMLYSPDLQPDSASKQLVRWVMLHPTLKDKLVEAGWHKGARRLSPLMVSYFYECLGEP comes from the coding sequence ATGATACGTGAAGAAAAAGCTTGCTTGTATTCTTTTAAACAGCTTTCTATGTTGTATTCGCCGGATTTGCAACCGGATTCTGCTTCTAAGCAGTTGGTTCGGTGGGTGATGTTGCATCCTACTCTTAAGGATAAACTGGTGGAGGCCGGGTGGCATAAAGGGGCACGGAGGCTTAGTCCGCTTATGGTGTCTTATTTTTATGAGTGCCTCGGGGAGCCTTAA
- a CDS encoding HU family DNA-binding protein: MLKYTLVQRKNLTKGAAADSKLFYAVSQSAGRMEHEALVDAISTMSSASRGDISLILDSLLIVMQQRLKEGHAVRLRGVGLFRIFLGSTGAETEKEFTVANMKRPRIMFRPDVLLDKIRDDNQFERVTVKTETVPVPVPCDKEHLV; this comes from the coding sequence ATGTTAAAGTACACATTGGTTCAAAGAAAAAATCTTACAAAAGGAGCTGCAGCCGACAGCAAACTATTCTATGCCGTATCACAAAGTGCCGGCCGTATGGAACACGAAGCCCTGGTAGACGCCATCAGCACCATGAGTTCCGCCTCCCGCGGAGATATCAGCCTGATCCTCGACTCACTGCTTATTGTGATGCAACAGCGATTGAAAGAAGGACATGCCGTGCGCCTTCGGGGAGTGGGACTCTTCCGCATCTTCCTTGGCTCCACAGGTGCCGAGACAGAGAAGGAATTTACGGTGGCAAACATGAAACGCCCACGCATTATGTTCCGTCCGGACGTGCTGTTAGACAAGATCCGCGACGACAACCAGTTCGAACGCGTAACGGTGAAGACCGAAACCGTACCGGTGCCCGTACCTTGCGACAAAGAACACTTAGTGTAA
- a CDS encoding glucosaminidase domain-containing protein codes for MTKQEFINQFYPAAKAAGIAFSINPVVILAQAAIESGWGESRLASYHNYFGITAYGRINSYWHGGKIQLTEKGLPFRRYDTTENSFLDYCRLLRGSYNTQANLSYYPAAFAKSIAYSKYISEVNGDNRATYQRLMEKLAVSIGQLIPKQN; via the coding sequence ATGACAAAGCAAGAGTTTATCAACCAATTCTATCCCGCGGCGAAAGCTGCGGGAATAGCATTCAGCATCAACCCCGTGGTAATCCTTGCCCAGGCAGCCATCGAAAGCGGATGGGGCGAGTCCAGGCTGGCAAGCTACCACAACTACTTCGGCATCACGGCCTACGGACGGATCAACAGCTACTGGCACGGAGGCAAGATACAGCTAACGGAAAAGGGACTACCCTTCCGCCGGTACGACACAACGGAGAACAGCTTCCTGGACTACTGCCGCCTGTTACGCGGCAGTTACAACACCCAGGCCAACCTCTCCTACTATCCGGCGGCCTTTGCCAAGTCCATCGCCTACTCCAAATACATCTCCGAGGTAAACGGCGACAACCGCGCCACCTACCAGCGATTGATGGAGAAATTAGCGGTAAGCATCGGCCAGCTCATACCTAAACAAAATTAA